A genomic region of Micromonospora sp. NBC_01796 contains the following coding sequences:
- a CDS encoding Rv2175c family DNA-binding protein — translation MTDSPLAGPADAAGWLNLPDVAVRLDVTISKVHQMIRDRELIAVRRDGVRRVPAELVANDTVRKHLPGVLNLLRDAGYDDEAAVRWLYEPDETLPGTPAAALGGDLAREVKRRAQALGF, via the coding sequence GTGACCGATTCCCCACTTGCCGGCCCGGCGGACGCCGCGGGCTGGCTGAACCTGCCGGATGTCGCCGTCCGGCTGGACGTGACGATCAGCAAGGTGCACCAGATGATCCGCGACCGCGAACTGATCGCGGTACGCCGGGACGGGGTCCGGCGGGTGCCCGCCGAGCTGGTGGCGAACGACACCGTACGCAAGCACCTGCCGGGTGTGCTGAACCTGCTGCGCGACGCGGGTTACGACGACGAGGCGGCCGTACGGTGGCTCTACGAGCCCGACGAGACCCTGCCCGGTACGCCCGCCGCCGCGCTCGGCGGTGACCTGGCCCGTGAGGTCAAGCGCCGCGCCCAGGCGCTGGGCTTCTAG
- a CDS encoding lycopene cyclase domain-containing protein — protein sequence MGHFAYLAVLAGCLVGALWLEPILRVNVLRRWRRLLLTIVPVAAIFVLWDLAAIAAGHWTFDPAQITGVLFPGGLPLDEVLFFLVVPVCAVLGFEAVRAVRGWPAGDEE from the coding sequence ATGGGGCATTTCGCCTACCTTGCGGTACTAGCCGGGTGCCTCGTCGGGGCACTCTGGCTGGAACCGATCCTCCGGGTGAACGTGCTCCGCCGCTGGCGGCGCCTCCTGCTCACCATCGTCCCGGTGGCGGCGATCTTCGTACTCTGGGACCTCGCCGCGATCGCCGCCGGACACTGGACCTTCGACCCGGCGCAGATCACCGGGGTCCTGTTCCCCGGCGGGCTGCCCCTGGACGAGGTGCTCTTCTTCCTGGTCGTGCCGGTCTGTGCCGTACTCGGGTTCGAGGCGGTCCGTGCGGTGCGAGGCTGGCCGGCGGGGGACGAGGAATGA
- a CDS encoding lycopene cyclase domain-containing protein, which yields MSYTVAALLGVVGAVLVDLYVLRARLVRRRVFWATYPIIIFFQLISNGILTGRRIVRYDPDAIIGLRLVYAPVEDLLFGFALVLLTLSVWVWLGRRGVQRTPTAGTGGRLRWPPRRRPAATASSDRTQPD from the coding sequence GTGAGTTACACCGTCGCGGCGCTGCTCGGAGTGGTCGGTGCCGTGCTGGTCGACCTGTACGTGCTGCGTGCCCGACTGGTCCGGCGCCGGGTGTTCTGGGCGACCTACCCGATCATCATCTTCTTCCAGTTGATCTCGAACGGCATCCTGACCGGGCGCCGGATCGTCCGGTACGACCCGGACGCGATCATCGGCCTGCGGCTGGTCTACGCCCCCGTGGAGGACCTCCTGTTCGGCTTCGCCCTGGTCCTGCTCACCCTCTCGGTCTGGGTCTGGCTGGGGCGCCGGGGCGTGCAGCGGACCCCGACCGCCGGGACCGGTGGCCGGCTGCGGTGGCCGCCCCGCCGCCGCCCCGCCGCCACGGCCAGTTCGGACCGGACCCAACCGGACTGA
- a CDS encoding polyprenyl synthetase family protein, whose translation MTDAAPVPPVDRAGLRDRTDRALADFLAGQRAWLAAADDALLPVAEALEAFVLRGGKRLRPAFAYWGYRGAGGTDSDQVVAALAALEFVQASALIHDDLMDRSDTRRGEPAVHRRFAAHHRGAGWVGNADGFGDSAAILLGDLCLVWSDQLLHGAGLDPYQVQRARPVFDEMRTEVTIGQYLDVLAQASGDTSVERAGKIARYKSAKYTVERPLLLGAALADASAPLRDAYSGYGLPLGEAFQLRDDVLGVFGDPRQTGKPAGDDLREGKRTFLVAAAMETTDATGRALLTKRLGDPGLDPDGIDQLREVIAASGALARTEERITTLTDTALAALDRAEVTAEAREVLVELAIVATRRSL comes from the coding sequence GTGACCGATGCTGCTCCCGTCCCGCCCGTGGACCGCGCAGGCCTGCGGGACCGGACCGACAGGGCGTTGGCCGACTTCCTCGCCGGGCAGCGCGCCTGGCTGGCCGCCGCCGACGACGCCCTGCTCCCGGTGGCCGAGGCGCTGGAGGCGTTCGTCCTGCGCGGCGGCAAGCGGCTGCGCCCGGCGTTCGCCTACTGGGGTTACCGGGGTGCCGGCGGCACCGACTCCGACCAGGTGGTGGCCGCCCTGGCCGCACTGGAGTTCGTGCAGGCCAGCGCGCTGATCCACGACGACCTGATGGACCGCTCCGACACCCGCCGGGGCGAGCCTGCGGTGCACCGCCGGTTCGCCGCACACCACCGGGGCGCCGGTTGGGTCGGCAACGCCGACGGTTTCGGCGACTCCGCCGCCATCCTGCTCGGTGATCTCTGCCTGGTCTGGTCCGACCAGTTGCTGCACGGCGCCGGGCTGGACCCGTACCAGGTGCAGCGGGCCCGGCCGGTCTTCGATGAGATGCGTACCGAGGTGACCATCGGGCAGTACCTGGACGTGCTCGCCCAGGCGTCCGGGGACACCTCGGTCGAGCGGGCCGGCAAGATCGCCCGGTACAAGTCGGCGAAGTACACCGTCGAACGGCCGCTGCTACTCGGTGCCGCGCTCGCCGACGCGTCCGCGCCGCTGCGGGACGCGTACTCGGGCTACGGGTTGCCGCTGGGCGAGGCGTTCCAGTTGCGCGACGACGTACTCGGAGTGTTCGGCGACCCGCGCCAGACCGGCAAGCCGGCCGGGGACGACCTGCGCGAGGGCAAGCGGACCTTCCTGGTGGCGGCGGCCATGGAGACGACCGACGCGACCGGTCGGGCGTTGCTGACCAAGCGGCTCGGCGATCCGGGGCTCGACCCCGACGGGATCGACCAGCTCCGCGAGGTGATCGCCGCCAGCGGGGCGCTGGCCCGGACCGAGGAGCGGATCACCACGCTGACCGACACCGCGCTGGCCGCCCTGGACCGGGCCGAGGTGACGGCCGAGGCCCGCGAGGTCCTGGTCGAGCTGGCCATCGTCGCCACCCGCCGCTCCCTCTGA